GAACAGAGGTTGTATCATTTACATATTTGGCGCTGGCTACGTTATTGACAGATTCTGCATTAGTTATATCAACCAACATTTTTTCAGTATTGTCACTGTAAAAAATATCGTTAACCGCTAAGAATAAAAACTTAGCATTGGTGGGAATCTTAATTGTCATCTCGCCTAAGATTCCAAACACACCATCAAACAATGTTTTTTGACCGCAAGTTCTAGTAGGGTCGCTCAAACTTGCACCATCACACATATAAGCATTTTTTGCTGAATCAAATGTAGCGCCAGCGGCATAACTGGAATCAAATAAAGTATTAGAAGTCCAGCTTGCTTCTGTATAGCCATACTTACTCGCCTCTTCAGAATCAAGGCTAATAGCATCAGCCACGCGCTGTTGAAAAGACGAATTAAGCAATGTATCTGACGCACTGAAGACCCCAATCATATCGTTTCTTTGTCCAGGGTTCCAAACACTCCAGTTAAATGCACCAGATGTACTTAAACGAATTGTATTTCCAGCTTCAAGACCCAAATCTGCTAAAGAGATTGCTTTAGTATTACCAGCAATTGTCTGAACACCATTGTAATAAGTTGTATCAGACTGGGTTTTCAAAAAAGTATAGGTAGAGTCAATCTCAAATGATGCTGCTTGAGCTTTAGCATTAAATAAAGTACCTAATCCAACTAGGCTGGAAACCATTAAAATACGCCAGATTTTATTCATTTTCTTATACTCATTTCCGACTTCTCTAGCATAAGGAATAAGTTCCGTAGAATGTATAAATTCTTTTATGTATTAAGCAAATTTAGAATAAACTTTATCCTACTATTTTGGTTTGTTTTCTCAGTATATTTCTGTGTCTACTATCTCAAATAAATAATATTTTTAATACTTTATACTCAGTACTTATACGACAGGATACTTACAATTTATCGAAACTTATTATCTTCTCTATCTCGAACCTATCCACTACAAATTGGCTATGAGCCAATAGAACTAAAAGTTCTGCTATGACATAGCCAGTGCGATCGCAATTTAATCAAAAAAATTGGGCGATCGCACCTATAATGCAAACTAGCGATCGTCCAAATAAATGTTTACAATAAAAATTTTTCTATTGCTGTGGGGTTACATTTTTCTTAAAGTACGCCTTCTAACTTGATATCAGTGGACGAGAGAGCTAATACTTAGGAGCGATCGCACTTTAATATAAAAAGCGATCGCATCTATAAAACAAGAGATGCGATCGCCCAAAGATTAATCCAAAATAATTACACAGCCTGAGAACTAACCGCGAAGGTAGCTGTCAAAGGCTTCCAGTTGAAAGCACGACTACCGCCTCTTTCCACCACTACTTTTACCTTTGGTTCCAATTTAGGCAATTCTGCTAAAAACTCAATTTCTTGGTCAGACAGAATATGCCCTTCAATAATCCACAAAACCAAACCCTTAGATTTGGGTGGTAGCTGTTCTAACTGATAGTTAACAATTGGAGGTAAATAATAGACATTACCCACAGCCGCACCACTACCAGAACTTTTCTTACCCAGATGCGGTGGTCTGACTCCATGAACTCCTGTGAGATAAGCAGCCACATCGCCCAATCCCCTAGCAGTCATATTTAACGTCACATAGCCAGCTGCACGCAGTCGGCGGCGATATCGACCTTCAAAACCTCCCTCTAAAGGGACGTACGTACCGAGAGCGCCAAATTTTTCCAAATCTCGGATGAAACCATTGCCAGTGGTAATTAGAGCCATAGATTTTTGTTTATCCTATCCCACTTACATATCTCTATTATTTACTGTTAAGTAAAATATTTAAGGTGCTGTAGGATAGTAACTAGTCCAAAACAGCCAAAAGCCTTGACTGACAAGGCAAATCTCTTCAGACAACTGGCCTCTAATAATTTATTCGCTCAATAATTCAATAATATATATGTGGTCTTGACTCGCCAAAGCCTTGTCACAAACTATCTTGCAAAATACTCGACAAATATCATCACCCTCATCTATAATGTGAGATTGTGACCAAATGGCAAAATAGCGCTTTTCTTTTTCATTTGTATGGGGATAACATTTAACAGCTGATTGAGTAGAATCAGGTTACGATTTAGCCCAAGATGGCAAGAGACTGCTAAACTAAGAAAGCCTGAATGTTCACTAACAAAATTATGGCTAAGTAATCAAAGCCATAAGCAGGGTAGAATTTATATTCCATTCTGTAACCCGGATAAACTAGGCAAAATCTTGAACAATAGTTTAAGGTGATGTTTAAAGTAGAAACTGAGTCGTAATACTAGCGCTGTAGTAATACAAAAATCTTAGTTATCAGGATACTGAGTGGTAAATAACTACTTAAGTCCTTCTACAAAATGGAGACAACCAAAAGAGCCGTCTCCAGAATGTGCCTAAGCAATTGCTTGGACGAAAGCATTGCTGCACAAAGTGCAAAGCTTTAGAGCATTGCCTTAAAGTCAAAAGTTTGTAATTCCTTTGGGAATTCAACTCTTGGCTGTTTTAGTAAGCAACTGAATTCAAGTAAACGGATTCACTAAAAAGTAAGGGAACGGTTTTTGTTTTCCGGATAAGAGAAAGCAGTAATTACTGCTGGAAATTGCTGAGGATCGTCCTCCCTCAGTCGGAACATCGCCGAATATCCCCATGAATCTGCTCAGTAAGTAAAAAGGAGAACCAGTTACTGTGTCTGTAGGTATTCTCGGCACCAAACTGGGCATGACCCAAGTATTTGACGAAGCAGGAGCAGCAATTCCTGTCACAGTCATTCAAGCGGGGCCATGCACTGTTACCCAAGTTAAAACAAAACAAACTGATGGTTACGCCGCCATTCAACTTGGTTACGGCGAAGTCAAACCAAAAGCACTCAACAAACCCTTGTTGGGTCACTTAGCAAAATCATCAGCCCCAGCTTTACGTCACCTGAGTGAGTTTCGCACAGATAATTCTGGCGAATACACATTAGGACAAGAAATTAAAGCAGATATTTTTAGTGCTGGTCAAATCGTAGATGTAATCGGTACAAGCATCGGTCGCGGTTTTGCAGGCAACCAAAAACGGAATAACTTTGGTCGCGGGCCAATGTCTCACGGTTCCAAAAACCACAGAGCGCCCGGTTCCATTGGTGCTGGTACAACACCCGGTCGTGTGTATCCAGGAAAAAGAATGGCAGGGCGTTTGGGTGGTACCCGCGTCACCATTAGTAAATTGACAGTTGTGCGTGTAGACGCAGAACGCAACTTGTTACTCATTAAAGGAGCAATCCCTGGTAAACCAGGTGCCTTAGTGAGTGTCGTACCTGCAAAGAAAGTTGGTAAATAGTCAATGGTCAATGGTCATTAGTCATGAGTCATTAGTCATTAGCTAAAGACAAATGACAAAGAACAAATGACAAATGACAAAGGACAAATGACAAAGGACAAAAAAATGGTTGAGACTGTAGTTAAAAACTGGCAAGGAGAGGAAGTTGGACAAAAAACGTTCGACTTACGGGTTGCCAAAGAAGAAACAGCGGCGCATATTGTACACCGCGCCTTAGTTAGACAAACGACCAACGCTCGTCAAGGAACTGCTAGTACAAAAACTCGCTCGGAAGTTCGAGGTGGTGGACGCAAACCTTGGCGGCAAAAAGGTACAGGTCGCGCTCGTGCAGGTTCTATTCGTTCGCCATTATGGCGTGGTGGTGGTGTGATCTTTGGGCCAAAACCCAGAGAATACGACCTCAAAATGAACCGTAAAGAACGGCGGTTAGCATTACGGACAGCTTTCGTAAGTCGTGCTGATGACTTAATTGTGGTAGAGGAATTCAGTAACGAACTTTCTCGCCCGAAAACGAAGGACTTAGTTGCCGCTTTGGCGCGTTGGGGAGCAAATCCAGAGCAAAAGAGCTTATTAATTTTGTCTGATCTTGCCGATACCATTTATCTGTCTGGACGCAACGTAGAAAATTTAAAAATTATTGCAGCAGATCAGCTCAATGTTTATGACTTGCTGCACGCTGACAAAATTGTAGTCACCGCACCAGCATTAGAAAAAATCCAGGAGGTCTACAGTGCCTAAAATTGACCCCCGTGATCTGCCTGACTTGGTGCGTCGCCCAATTGTTACTGAAAAAGCGACGATTCTGATGGAACAGAATCAATACACTTTTGAAGTAGTACTTAAAGCAACCAAGCCAAATATTAAAGCAGCGATCGAAGACTTGTTTCAAGTCAAGGTAGTCAAAATTAATACTGCTACACAGCCACGTAAAAAACGTCGTGTTGGCAAATTTGTTGGCTACAAGCCTCAATATAAAAAAGCTATTGTCACCGTCTCACCTGGGGACGCACAGAAGATTAGACAGATTCTATTCCCAGAGGTCTAACACAAGATGGGTACTCGTTCTTATCGCCCTTATACCCCCAGCACTCGTCAAGTTACTATCTCCGACTTTTCAGAAATTACCAAAACTGAGCCGGAAAAGTCTCTGACAGTTTATATCCATCGCGCCAAAGGTCGCAATAATCAAGGGCGGATAACCAGCCGTCGTCGGGGTGGCGGACACAAAAAACTTTATCGCATTATCGATTTTAAAAGAGATAAGCGAAACATTCCCGCTACAGTATTAGCAATTGAGTACGATCCCAACCGGAACGCTCGCATTGCCTTGCTGCAATATCAGGATGGGGAAAAACGCTACATTCTCCAACCCAATGGATTGACTGTAGGTAAAACTTTAATTGCTGGCCCTGAGTCTCCTATTGAAGATGGTAACGCCTTGCCATTGGCAAACATTCCTTTGGGTACAAGCGTTCATAACGTTGAGCTTACCGCTGGTAAAGGTGGTCAAATTGTCCGTTCTGCTGGCGCTACAGCCCAAGTAGTTGCAAAAGAAGGTAATTATGTAACTCTCAAGTTACCTTCTGGAGAAGTGCGGATGGTGCGACGTGAATGCTACGCCACCATCGGTCAAGTAGGCAACACCGATGCGAGAAACTTGAGTGCAGGTAAAGCTGGACGCAACCGTTGGAAAGGTCGCCGTCCAAAGGTCAGAGGTAGCGTTATGAACCCAGTGGATCACCCACATGGTGGTGGTGAAGGTAGAGCGCCCATTGGGAGATCTGGCCCAGTCACACCTTGGGGTAAACCAACATTGGGAGCCAAGACACGCAAACCCAAGAAACCTAGCAGTAAGTTGATTGTGCGTCGTCGGCGCAAATCTTCCAAACGTGGTCGTGGTGGTCGTCAGTCTTAAAATTTTAGATTTCAAAATTTGGATTTTAGATTGATACATGATCCGAAGTCCAAATTAATAAATCCAAAATCCCAAATCCTAAATCTTAAATTTAACTATGGGTCGTTCACTAAAAAAAGGGCCTTTCGTTGCCGATCATTTACTCAGCAAAATTGAAAAGCTGAATGATAGAAACGAAAAACAAGTTATTAAAACTTGGTCAAGAGCATCAACAATTCTGCCCCAAATGGTAGGACACACTATTGCTGTTCATAATGGCAGACAGCACGTACCTGTATTTATCAGTGATCAAATGGTAGGACACAAGTTGGGAGAATTTGCCCCAACACGCACCTACAGGGGTCATGGCAAAAGTGACAAAAAAGCGGGTAGATAAGAAAGAGTCCAAAGTCAAAAGTCAATAGTCAAGAGTCCCAACAAATGACCATTGACCATTGACCATTGACCATTGACCGACTCAAGGAGAAAAACATGGCAACTAATACTACAGAAGTAAAAGCGATCGCCCGTTACATACGTATGTCTCCCTTTAAGGTGCGTCGTGTACTTGATCAAATTCGGGGGCGGTCTTATAGAGAAGCGCTGATAATCCTGGAATTCATGCCTTATCGGGCTTGTGAACCAGTACTGAAACTGATCAGAAGCGCAGCCGCAAATGCTGAACATAATGCAGGTCTAGACCGCGCTCAACTGGTGATTACCCAAGCATATGCTGATCAAGGCCCAGTCCTAAAACGTTTCCAACCTAGAGCGCAAGGTCGAGCTTACCAAATTCGCAAACCTACATGTCACATCACAGTAGCTGTAGCTGCTGGCGACACTGCGGAATAATTACCAGAACTTTAGAGGAAGCATTTGTGGGACAAAAAATTCATCCAGTTGGCTTTCGCCTCGGAATTACCCAAGAACACCAATCCCGTTGGTACGCAGATCCTGAACGCTATCCAGAACTTTTACAAGAAGATCACAAACTTCGTAAGTATATAGAACAAAAACTGGGTAGACTTGCTCAAAATAATGCTGGCATTTCTGAAGTCAGAATTGAGCGCAAAGCAGATCAAATTGATTTAGAAGTGCGGACAGCACGCCCAGGAGTAGTCGTAGGACGTGGTGGACAAGGTATCGAATCCTTACGCACCGGACTACAAGATTTGTTGGGTAGCAATCGCCAAATTCGGATCAACGTTGTCGAAGTACAACGAGTTGATGCTGATGCTTACTTAATTTCGGAATACATTGCTCAACAACTAGAACGCCGCGTTTCCTTCCGTCGCGTAGTCCGCCAAGCAATTCAACGGGCGCAACGCGCTGGAATTCAAGGAATTAAAATTCAAGTCAGTGGTCGGCTCAACGGTGCAGAAATTGCTCGGACAGAGTGGACGCGTGAAGGTAGAGTACCCTTACACACCTTGCGGGCTGACATTGATTACGCTTACTGCACAGCAAAAACTGTTTACGGTATTTTGGGCATCAAAGTGTGGGTATTTAAAGGAGAAATTATTCCTGGACAGGAAGAAACTCAACCCCAACCCACAACCCGCGAACGTGAACCTCGTCGCCGCCAACAACAGCGCCGTCGCCAGCAGTTTGAAGACCGTTCCAATGAAGGATAGTCAATATTGACTATTGACCCTTGACCCTTGACCCTTGACAAATCATGTTAAGTCCTAGAAGAACTAAATTCCGCAAACAACAGCGCGGGCGGATGGCGGGTCTAGCCCATCGGGGTAGCACCCTCAACTTTGGTGATTTTGCACTCCAAGCACAAGAACCAGCTTGGATAACCTCTCGGCAAATTGAGGCTTCCCGTCGGGCGATGACTCGTTATATTCGTCGGGGTGGCAAAATCTGGATTCGGATTTTCCCCGATAAACCTGTTACCATGCGTCCCGCAGAAACCCGGATGGGTTCTGGTAAAGGTAATCCAGAATTTTGGGTAGCTGTAGTTAAACCAGGGCGGATTTTGTTTGAAATCGCTGGTGTTTCGGAAGAAATTGCCCGTGAGGCTATGCGCCTAGCTGCATTTAAGCTGCCAATTAAAACCAAATTTATTGTGCGCCCTCAAATAGAAGAGGAGCAGGAGTAGGTTATGCCGCTTCCCAAGATTTCAGAAGCTAGAGAATTAAGTGACGAGAAATTATCTGAGGAAATTATCGCCACTAAAAGACAACTGTTTCAGTTGCGCTTGCAAAAGGCAACCAGACAACTAGAAAAACCTCACCAATTCCGCCATGCTCGCCATCGCCTCGCCCAACTCTTAACGGTAGAGGGGGAACGCAAACGGGCAGCAAATCAACCGGTTAAGGAAGAAAAATAAGAGATTATGGCAATCAAAGAACGAGTTGGCTTGGTAGTGAGCGACAAAATGCAGAAAACAGTGGTAGTTGCCATTGAAAACCGCGCTCCCCATCCCAAGTACGGCAAGATTGTAGTGAAAACCCGCCGCTATAAAGCTCACGATGAAGAAAATAAATGCAAAGTGGGCGATCGCGTGCGGATTCAGGAAACCAGACCCCTGAGCAAAACCAAGCGCTGGCAAGTCACAGAAATCCTCAACACTAAAAATTCATAAGTTGTTATTCAACTAGCAACTGCACAAGGGAGACCAATTGTGATTCAACCCCAAACTTACTTGAATGTGGCAGATAACAGCGGCGCTCGTAAACTGATGTGTATCCGAGTCCTAGGCGCGGGTAACAGTCGTTACGGTTTTATCGGCGACAAAATTATTGCTGTTGTCAAAGATGCTATTCCTAACATGGCTGTGAAAAAATCAGATGTTGTGGAAGCTGTGATTGTTCGTACTCGTCATAACATTCATCGTGATAGCGGTATGACTATCCGCTTTGATGATAATGCCGCAGTGATCATCAACAAAGATGGTAATCCCAGAGGCACACGGGTATTTGGCCCAGTAGCACGGGAATTACGAGACAAAAACTTTACTAAAATTGTTTCCTTAGCCCCGGAGGTGCTGTAATGGCAAGGCAAAAGGAAAAAGAATTTCATAAAATGCACGTCAAAACTGGCGACACTGTGCAAGTGATTGCTGGCAAAGACAAAGGCAAAGTTGGCGAAATCATTAAAGCATTGCCGGAACTGAGCAAAGTTGTTGTTAAAGGTGTCAACATTAAGACTAAGCACCTTAAACCCCAACAAGAAGGGGAATCTGGGCGGATCATGACTCAGGAGTACCCGATCCATAGTTCTAATGTGATGCTCTATTCCACAAAACAAAATGTCGCTAGTCGCGTTTGCTATACCTTTACACCAGAAGGTAAGAAGGTGAGAAAACTCAAAAAAACTGGCGAGATTATTGATTAAGGATGAATGTAAAGCCTGAAGTCTAAATACTCCTTATTTTATCTTCATCCTTCATAATCTTCCCTGACCAAGACCAGGGATAACAGGACAAAAAACTATGGCGACAACAAGACTCAAAACCTTATATCGAGAGACAATCGTCCCTAAACTGACAAACCAGTTTCAATACACCAACGTTCATCAAGTACCGAAGGTGATTAAAGTTACTGTTAATAGAGGTTTGGGCGAAGCCGCACAAAACGCTAAGTCGCTGGAAGCTTCTATCAACGAAATTGCACTGATTACAGGTCAAAAACCTGTAGTTACAAGGGCGAAAAAAGCGATCGCAGGCTTTAAAATTCGTCAAGGTATGCCAGTCGGGATTATGGTCACTCTCAGAGGCGAGAGAATGTATGCTTTTCTCGATCGTCTGATCAGCTTGACACTACCGAGAATTCGTGACTTTCGAGGTATTAGTCCTAAAAGTTTTGACGGACGCGGTAACTATACTCTAGGCGTAAGAGAACAGCTAATATTTCCAGAAGTCGAATACGATAGCATTGATCAAGTTCGCGGTCTGGATATTTCCATCATTACTACAGCAAAAAATGACGAAGAGGGCCGCGCTTTACTCAAAGAATTGGGAATGCCCTTTCGCGATCAATAAGTTCATCTAAAGAGGGAACGATGGCGGCTAACGACACAATTGCAGATATGCTGACGCGCATCCGCAATGCCAACATGGCAAGGCATCAAACAACACAAGTGCCAGCCACTAAAATGACCCGTAGTATTGCCAAAGTACTACAGGAAGAAGGATTTATTTCGGAATTTTCAGAAACCGGAGAAGGCGTAAAACGTCATCTGGTGGTTGCCTTAAAATACAAGGGTAAAAATCGTCAGCCTTTGATTACCGCCTTAAAACGGGTGAGTAAACCAGGTTTACGCGTTTATTCCAACCGAAAAGACTTACCCAGAGTACTAGGCGGCATCGGTATTGCCATTATTTCTACATCTAGTGGCATTATGACCGATCGCGAAGCTCGCCGTCAGAACTTGGGTGGTGAAGTACTTTGCTACGTCTGGTAGAAGTTATAAAGTCAAAAGTCAAAAGTCAAAAGTCAAAAGCCTTTACTGTTGACTATGGACTTTAGACAAAGAACAAAGGACAAAAGATCATGTCTCGTATTGGTAAACGACCAATTACTATTCCCGCCAAAGTGCAAATCACCATTGATGGCACAAAGGTTGTAGTTAAAGGCCCCAAAGGTGAACTTTCACGAGATCTACCTGTTAACGTGACAGTGAGTCAAGAAGGGGAAACCTTACAAGTAGTTCGTAAAGATGATTCCCGTACCTCTCGCCAAATGCACGGTTTAAGCCGGACATTGGTAGCCAATATGGTAGAGGGAGTTTCCCAAGGTTTTCAACGTCGTTTGGAAATTCAAGGGGTTGGTTATCGAGCGCAAGTACAAGGGCGTAACCTAGTTTTAAACATGGGTTTCAGCCATCAAGTAAACATTGAGCCACCAGATGGAATTCAGTTTGCTGTAGAAGGTAACACTAACGTCATAGTTAGCGGCTATGACAAAGAAATAGTGGGTAATACAGCTGCTAAAATTCGTGCCGTCAGACCACCAGAACCTTACAAAGGTAAAGGTATTCGCTATGCGGGTGAAGTAGTCAGACGCAAAGCTGGTAAGACCGGAGGTAAAGGTAAGAAATAAACATGAAACTTACTCGTAGAGAATCAAAACAGCGTCGTCATCGCCGCGTCCGTGGCAAGGTTAACGGTTCTCCTGAACGCCCACGCCTAGCCGTATTTCGGTCTAACGAACACATTTACGCGCAAGTAATTGATGATACTCAACATCAAACCTTAGTGGCTGCATCAACTTTAGATACAGAGATAAAAGCAAATTTAGCTTCTGGTGCTAACTGTGAGGCATCAGCAAAAGTTGGTAAGTTAATTGCAGCGCGAGCGCTCGAAAAAGGCATTAATAAAGTAGTCTTTGATCGCGGTGGTAACTTATATCACGGTCGAATCAAAACACTAGCTGAAGCCGCACGCGAAGCTGGTTTAGATTTTTAAAGTTGTCAAAAGTCCATAGTCCATAGTCAAAAGTAATGACTATTGACTCTTGACTCTTGACTGTTGACTCTTGACTTTTAAAGGCATTGATTATGGCAACAGGTCGTCGTAAAGCTAACCGCGCAAAAAAAGAAGAAACCAACTGGCAAGAGCGCGTAATCCAAATCCGACGCGTGAGTAAGGTCGTTAAGGGTGGTAAAAAACTCAGCTTCCGGGCGATCGTCGTCGTTGGTAACGAACGGGGTCAAGTTGGTGTCGGAGTAGGGAAAGCCTCGGATGTAATTGGCGCTGTTAAAAAAGGTGTAGCCGATGGCAAAAAACACCTAATTGATATTCCCATTACAAAATCTAATTCTATCCCTCATCCGATTGATGGCATTGGTGGTGGTGCAAAAGTCATCATGCGTCCAGCCGCACCTGGTACTGGTGTAATTGCTGGTGGTGCTGTCCGGACTGTACTGGAATTAGCTGGAGTCCGTAACGTTCTCGCTAAACAACTTGGTTCTAACAACCCACTTAATAATGCTAGAGCCGCCGTCAATGCTTTATCAACCCTGCGTACTTTAGCTGAAGTTGCTGAAGACCGAGGTATTGCTATTGACAAACTCTACATTTAGTAGAGATTCCCTGAAAGAGTTCTTGTAAAAAAATACTAATAACATCATGAGACTCAACGATGTTAAGCCGCAAAAAGGCTCGAAAAAGCGCCGTCGCCGTGTAGGGAGAGGTATTTCGGCTGGTCAAGGTGCCAGTGCTGGTCTCGGTATGCGGGGTCAAAAATCTCGCTCTGGTAGCAGTACCAGACCAGGATTTGAAGGTGGTCAACAGCCACTGTACCGTCGTATACCCAAGCTGAAAGGCTTTCCACTTGTGAATCGTAAGATTTACACTACGATAAATGTAGAGAAGCTTGCCTCTCTTCCTGCCAATACAGAAGTAACATTGGATTCCTTAAAAGCAGCAGGTATTCTAACCTCTGTCAAGGGTTCATTGAAAATTTTGGGTAATGGGGAATTAAACGTTGCGCTCAACGTCAAAGCGGCAGCTTTCACAGGTCAAGCTCGTAGCAAAATTGAGGCGGCTGGAGGAAGTTGTGAAGTTTTAGGGTGAAGCCCAACCGCGCACTTAAAGACCTGCCAACTCGCTTCCAGTGCCTGGTTCACGACAAAGGTAGCACTCTATGATCAGTCGAGATAAAGCCCCAACGGCTCAAGAAACTTTTATGCAGATGGCACAAGCAGCTGGGCTTAGAGGCAGGCTGCTTGTCACTGTCGGTATTTTAATTTTGGTTCGCCTAGGTATCTTTTTACCTGTACCAGGAATTGATAGAACTAGATTCCACGAAGCCATTTCCGGCAATAATTCCATATTTGGTTTATTGGATATCTTTTCTGGGCGTGGACTTTCTACTTTGGGAGTCTTTGCTTTAGGGATTTTACCCTTTATTAATGCGTCCATTATTATCCAATTGCTGACGGCGGCTATTCCATCTTTAGAAAATTTACAGAAAAACGAAGGCGAAGCAGGACGACGGAAAATTTCGCAAATTACACGCTACGTGACTGTAGGTTGGGCAATTATCCAAAGTACAGCGTTTTCTGCCTTTTTTCTCCAACAATTTGCTTTAACTCCAGGCCCTATATTTGTAGCTGAAACTGCGATCGCTCTTACCGCAGGTTCTATGTTCGTTATGTGGGCATCCGAACTGATCACAGAACGTGGCATTGGTAATGGTGCATCATTGTTGATTTTTGTCAACATTGTGGCTTCGCTACCCAAATCTCTAGGGGACACCATTGACTTAGTACAAGTTGGCGGTAGAGAAATTGTGGGTCGGGTAATTGTCCTAGTGGTGGTATTCCTAGCAACTATTGTTGGGATTGTATTTGTGCAAGAAGGCATTCGCCGCATCCCAATTATTTCGGCTCGTCGTCAAGTAGGCCGGAGAGTGTTGGCAGAACAGCGTAGTTATCTACCCCTACGTCTGAATTCTGGTGGTGTGATGCCAATTATTTTTGCAGCCGCTATCCTCAGTTTGCCTTTGTTAATTGCCAATTTTACAAAAAATCCTGAGTTGGCGAATATCGTCAATACTTATCTCAGTCCTGGTGGTTCTGCACCTTGGGTATACGCTCTGGTTTACTTAACTTC
This window of the Nostoc sp. HK-01 genome carries:
- the rplF gene encoding 50S ribosomal protein L6; protein product: MSRIGKRPITIPAKVQITIDGTKVVVKGPKGELSRDLPVNVTVSQEGETLQVVRKDDSRTSRQMHGLSRTLVANMVEGVSQGFQRRLEIQGVGYRAQVQGRNLVLNMGFSHQVNIEPPDGIQFAVEGNTNVIVSGYDKEIVGNTAAKIRAVRPPEPYKGKGIRYAGEVVRRKAGKTGGKGKK
- a CDS encoding 50S ribosomal protein L18; protein product: MKLTRRESKQRRHRRVRGKVNGSPERPRLAVFRSNEHIYAQVIDDTQHQTLVAASTLDTEIKANLASGANCEASAKVGKLIAARALEKGINKVVFDRGGNLYHGRIKTLAEAAREAGLDF
- the rpsE gene encoding 30S ribosomal protein S5 gives rise to the protein MATGRRKANRAKKEETNWQERVIQIRRVSKVVKGGKKLSFRAIVVVGNERGQVGVGVGKASDVIGAVKKGVADGKKHLIDIPITKSNSIPHPIDGIGGGAKVIMRPAAPGTGVIAGGAVRTVLELAGVRNVLAKQLGSNNPLNNARAAVNALSTLRTLAEVAEDRGIAIDKLYI
- a CDS encoding 50S ribosomal protein L15 codes for the protein MRLNDVKPQKGSKKRRRRVGRGISAGQGASAGLGMRGQKSRSGSSTRPGFEGGQQPLYRRIPKLKGFPLVNRKIYTTINVEKLASLPANTEVTLDSLKAAGILTSVKGSLKILGNGELNVALNVKAAAFTGQARSKIEAAGGSCEVLG
- the secY gene encoding preprotein translocase subunit SecY, with amino-acid sequence MISRDKAPTAQETFMQMAQAAGLRGRLLVTVGILILVRLGIFLPVPGIDRTRFHEAISGNNSIFGLLDIFSGRGLSTLGVFALGILPFINASIIIQLLTAAIPSLENLQKNEGEAGRRKISQITRYVTVGWAIIQSTAFSAFFLQQFALTPGPIFVAETAIALTAGSMFVMWASELITERGIGNGASLLIFVNIVASLPKSLGDTIDLVQVGGREIVGRVIVLVVVFLATIVGIVFVQEGIRRIPIISARRQVGRRVLAEQRSYLPLRLNSGGVMPIIFAAAILSLPLLIANFTKNPELANIVNTYLSPGGSAPWVYALVYLTSIVFFSYFYSSLIVNPVDVAQNLKKMGSSIPGIRPGKATSEYIERVINRLTFLGAIFLGLVAIIPTAVESALKVPTFKGLGATSLLILVGVAIDTAKQVQTYVISQRYEGMVKQ